The genome window TTTCggttttggattttaaaatttgtttatagTTTGTATGTTTAGGATTTCTgcaacactgcaaaaactgtgtctagagattggACACTTTTTTGTACTCGATTTGTAGGCCTAAACatgtgtaaaatctaaacaccaatgtcaaacttcaaaacatcaagtgtttaatatctgAACACAAGGCATCAAACATGTTTAgcttttaaatatgtttaaaaaatcgAGGACACGGTGGTGTCTATaatctctagacactgtttttgaagTGAAGTGAACACTTGTTAAACACTTCTAGGCGTTTAATGCATTTGCACAGTAAACACATAAATATACAAGTGTATAAGCACATGGGGACATTTAGATTCTAtacacatttaacatgtttaacaaattctttagaaagtaaacacataAGACTATGTATGCACGTCTTTACTTTCTAATAGGCCCTTACATATTTTCTAAACAATTATTAGAAAGTGTAAACATGTTTAGATGTTTAAATATTTAGAATATACCAtgtgtgtttttatgtttttatgtgtttactttggtgtttaagTGTTTAGCCCAGTGAAACTGTCACGACTATACATTATCTATACCCAATACCATTGACTTATTCAAATTTGAGCTTTGTTGTATGCGTCGTATCAACAGGACATGCAGTTAGTCAACGCTCACGCATAATGATTGGTCATCGcgtgcccggggggggggtcttcgaaaaaaaattacggggatgtgccacgcagactttccgatgctgactttctctattatgccacccatcagtataccaatttttcacaaaaaacacccaaaaagcacccaaatttgacataattgggcgcttttaggggcatttttttttgtctccactgaaaacccacccatcgatataccaaaattgctgaaaaggtaccccaaaaccgtggcacatccccgagAAAATGGagataaacaaagaaaaaaaaggagaTAGTTACGGCGATGGACATAAACAAATTTACTCTGTTCACGTCGTGTTGggaatattcatgaccccctatCCAAAGAATATAACATTAACAGCAAAGTCAGATCGCCGCTTAAGATTCTGTCGAACTTGTTATGTTTAATTCCACTTGAAACTTGCTAaaaattgcccaattttgagaacacatcaaaaaatcatcaaaataatcactgatatgaggtgtttttcaacaaaagcagtttttggcgggatgctcatcctacccaagcatcccgcccaaaactgcttttgttgcaaacctccatacagcctgtctcaaaaaaaattgtgcaagtgaaaagcgccctctttggcaattagaaaataccgttgtgacataatgcttacatcaacgttaagggcacagtcttagctctcaaatactgtttggtctgttcaatttgctctttttaatctcgagatatgtttagttaacaattaaagggtaaaatcacaattgtgccacttttactagggaatagggctggtacatgtaaatcaatgatagctgatgttaatgcgtccaatgcactcccccttcgcattagacgcatcaacaccagcgcgtgtgcattattttgtctaatttcattaatttgtctaatttcatgaacttgtcaaagttcattaacctataagtgtgcaatatttgtttgtcttttaacatgtcttgaatgacaaatgagaacagtatgccatggtaaaatcattgacatgcagatgtattaaattttacagcagaatgtgaaatatttatttatcgtttaattggtcgtaagtggaaaaagagaaccattatacctttatcatgataaaacattaaaaacaattatgtattgttgtgtaattgatgcattctttttttttgacgaaggaactcttgataaacttgatgctatcattgatttacatgtacagccctcttccctagtaaaagtggcacaattgtgattttaccctttcgttgttaagcaagcatatctcaagattaaaacaagcaaattgaacagactgaacggtatttgagagctaagtctATGCCCTTGACGCTGATGTAagtattatgtcacaacggtattttctaatggtcacagagggcgcttttcacttgcacaattttttttgagacaggctgtatatcagtaattgttttgatgattttttgatgtgttctcaaaaatgggcaagtggatgtaaggggttttgaaacaaagctcttcatattatatttttttaggatgaataggcctacatatttgaaTGACTTCATATATTTTGAATGACTTCATAAAACTCATAAAATATGAAGCTCGTCAATCTATTTTCATATTATAGTTCTTTGGTACGATATGGCACGACTGGGACATCCCAGCTGTTGTATTGCAATTTATATAGATTTTCTTGGTATTTTAAGTGCTTTGTAATTTAAGATTaaggcaattttatatttttcaatattttgtatattttttataactttgtatCTCTGTTGTATTTTAACATGTAAAGAGGGCCCCAGTGGAATCGAAAGCAgtgctttgttcactgatctgggctaccctctataaagatgccgttaataaaataaaaataaaaaaagtatttaaaaaatatattttaagtattaaaatactatatactcaggggcgtagcaagagccccgggggcccatggacaagaatcAATGCGGGGCCCTTTTAGCAAGCCGGATTTTCCATTGGGCCTGAGCGTCCCCCCTCCACCCTGTGCATGTTCTTCTTAGATCGATAACAGCATGTTTGgatcaaaatatggcaaaattgcaAAAGTTTTAGTGCTTCGCGCATATCATACTAGCCAATCACATAAGCTCACATagtaaaattcaccttcattttgggctaaaatggtctgaaattaaacatttatttcgcgcgcaaatgtcctagtaagataggaacaaaatatgcttatcGTCCTCTATgaatgcttctgccaccactgtcgatcttatagtaggGCCCCAATCTGTAAACCAAACTTTGCCTCTTGAGTGCACacaccttcctcacggtgagtttggggcctccaaattttgcataGCCCGGGTAACTTAGGCCCTGCTTTTTAGCATCTCCTTTAAATCATcgcttatttcattttcttttttgcttggggcccctgaaccctcggggcccatggacttcgtccaccctgtccccccgcttgctacgcgcctgtatATACTACAGTGGCTCTGAACATCATGATGCTCAATGTATTAGCCCGTGGGTTCTTCTTGTTGAAGGTGTACGGGGTGTGCCAcgattttgatgtaggcctacctaaTTTCGCCCATACTTTTGGGCAAAGAAACCTTCAAAAACACACAATTTAGGCAAATTCGGATGAATTTCGGTTCCTTTTACAGCAAAAAGTAAAGGCCCTAGGGCTAttgagaaagtcagcatccgaaagtttaATTCCGTGTCACATCCTCGTACAAAGGCCCGGacagaaaaaaaacacaaaaaattgccATGCAGATATCATTTTAAACTCCTTCAAATAATATTTTCTCAGTACAGCCAATTCTTAGTTCAAAGGTTCTGTCCAAAAAGGTTCTTCCGAAGTTCCAAGCTAAATTTTCAGGCGATATAATGAAATACTGAAAGTCTGCAATAAAAAATTATGGaggcatatcaatttttaaaggaCAATGACTAAATTCGAAACACTGAACTATTTTTACGCATTTATAGCTTTTTGTGTGAGTTACGTGCAATAAACACTGCGCTATGGACCTGTTAGTAATACAGACTTGGTCAGTTGTCGTTTAGAAAAGATTCATGCATGATAAATTTTCGTAATTTACCAAAAGTTTTACCAGCAATAATGGTGACAAAAATCCTTTTGTATTTTATGATTTATGAAGATTGCGTTTATGCAAAATCTTTGAATTTCGTTTCCCAATTATGTTTTTGCAATCGGCAACTGTACATATagcctatatacagggtgtatcaaaatgattggtaccgacatAAATATCCAGTGAGCAAGGCCAcaactgccacatcaaaatgcagcatagTATCCACCATTATTTAGTAGATTTATGTAACAAAAGgtcattaaacaataataataatcatttgAAGATGATCTAATGTTGGATTTAGAAGAAGCTTGcgtttcattagacaacaaattagctgatgtgtaccaatcattttgatacaccctgtatcgcTAGAAAGTGACAAAACTACTTTTCACAAAGAATTCACCTTAAGGCGAATCGGAGGAGAGCATGACCTATAGCGATGTGTACTcaaattgagacaaataaagctgtcaAGGCTATCTTTCTATTTTCTATCTTTTGTTTGCTCCACAGAAGGACGATACATGGATCCAAGTATTTCTGCACCAATCCCGAAGCGGCCAAATCCATACTTCAACGCACAACAACAAAATTCTAACGACGCATCGATGTCGCTATTTGCGAAGCTTAGACCCACTGGAGGAATGAAATACTACGTCGGCACTCACCCACCAGACACGGTTATGAATATGAATACACCCTGCAACAGTGAAGGCAACAAACGATCTCCTGTCACCATCTTTGGTCAAGTTGGTCAGCAAGAGCCATCTATGACAAGATATAGACTGGACAGAGAAGACACTATTGTTTGTCATTCTGCTGGATGTAGTTCTCCGGAAGCAAGCTCTGAATCTGGTCTTTCCGATAATGCGTCGTCGCCATCTGGTGAGAGCGACATTCCTAGGCCGTATTATCCCACGACGATTGTTAGACCAAAACCGGTTCTTGGTTTGCGTACGCCACTACATCATAAACTGGCGTCCACCAGTGTACAAAATCGAGAAATCGCCCATGCCGATCTTTTGCAAAGATCACTATCAATCTTTAACCGTACGCAAGATCAACTTCACCTAGGCTCATCTCACAACACAGGCGATAATATGCGGTATGAGCGGTATGAGTTAGACAATGAAAGGAGCAACCAACCTCTAAACCTGACCATACGTGGCAGGGAAGATACAAATCAAAACATCGATGACAATGTGAATGGACTACTGAAACACCAACAATCCAATGAACCAAATTTACCCACTGAAATCCACAGTTGTGCTTCAAGAACACAGACTGAAGTTACTAAGACAATCATAAAAACAAGAATTCGTACGAAGAAAGTTCAAGCAAAATCTCACACGTGTCCATATTGCTCGAAAACATTCCCACTACCCTGGAAACTGAAGATTCATATGCGCGTTCATACGGGTGAAAAACCCTTCCAATGTCATATCTGCGGTAAGCGTTTCTCCGTAAGATGTAACCTACGGGATCATATTCAACTCCACACCGGGGAGCGCCCGTGGAAATGCTCCCAGTGTTCCGCTAAATTCTCCTGGCCAAGTCAGCTAAAAGCACACGTGCGAGTGCATTCAGGCGAGAAACCGTATCAATGCCAATATTGCCCAATGGTATTCGCGTGGAGTAGTTCACGTACGCACCACGAGAGAGTCCATAGAGGGGAGAGAAAATACCAGTGCTCTAAATGTCCCATGAAATTCCAGAGAAAAACGGCATTGGTCAACCATTCGCGAACCCATTCGGATATGAAACCGTTTCATTGCTCATTTTGTTCACGGTCGTTCTCGCACAAGACGTCTTTGATTCAGCACGAGAGACTACATACCGGGGAAACACCGTACGAATGTAAACATTGTAATGATAGATTCCAAAGTATGAGAACTTTTCTGAAGCATACCACTATGGCTCACGATCCCCACTATCCATTCGTATGTAAATTGTGTCTGATCAACTTTAAAAACGATTACGACTTCGCTGAGCATAATCGTATATTACATTCAAATCATAAAGAAGTGGAACACGAAGTTCGAGACAAAGATGTCAATGTTGACGCCAATGAAGAGGGTCACGATGACAAAGAGTCAATTGACAATGAAACTGACGGAGCTCGCCAAGAATTAGTCGTCTTCGAGCACCATCACGACTTCGCTGAGCACAATCGTATATTGCATTCAAATCATAAAGTGGAACACAAAGTTGGAGACAAAGAATATGTCACCGCTGATGACAATGATGAAGACAGTCACGATGGCacaattgacaatgaaactgACAGAGCCCACCAAGAAGGAGTCGTCTTCAAGCACCATCTTCGAAAGTCAGATGATTCCAATACAACCAAATCATTACTGAATTACAAAGAATGTACTGATAATGAAGACGCAGCTGATCAAGTTTTCCAAGAAGAGCACCAACATCAAGAGGCAAAGGGTGACTCTGATACCAACGACACTGAAGGATTCATTAATGCAGACGAATCAATTGACAATGGAGGAACAACTGATCAAGTatatcatgaacatgatgaagatcaACATCTTCGGGATGAAGATGGTGATCCTAATACTAATGAAACTGAAGCCTTCATTGGTGAAGACGAATCCATTGACAATGTGTCTGACATTCCATTCCTAAACAAAGTTCGTTCAGAGTCAGCTGATAACTGCAATAATGACCTTGATTCTCAAAACATGTCTAAAGCTTCAATAACAATTGATCACGAACAATGCGGTAAGGTGGTTGACAACTCTTCAGCAGCTGGAATCTCTCAGGAACGACTTGGCGATCAAATGCAATACCGTTTTGTAATGCCGGACGCAATTAAGAGGGAAGCAATGACAAACACTGTTGATGACGACATTCAGAATGAATCCCAAAAGGGCGCAAAATTGAAGCCTATTCTATTGGATTTCTCAACAAGTAACACACCACCTATTGGTGATTTGGCATCTTCTGAAAATGCCGATGACGTTTCGCAGTCACCAAAATCGgcattttcatctccgaaaaagtCATGTTTCTTTAACAAGGGCCTCAATAATTCACGGCTGCCGAAACATGTGTCTGCGTTAGATTTACGCAAATTGCCGACTGTGCAAGACGTATCATGTTCAGTACATACAGATAGACAAGAACCACTAGATTACACCAGAAATAGCCGGCTAGTTGAGGAACTCGCTTGTCATGCATTTCAGCAGAGAAAAGGTCACAATAACTATGACGTGTCTGAAAGACCGTGTCCAGAGATTGTTGAAACGGGCGTCATTGATGGCAACATTCCTCGGCTTTCTGGAGAAAATCATTCACATTCAGCATATTCGGAAAAGCTAACATTACCGTTACATTTGGCAAATCAGGATTCTCTTAATCAGGAATGTCCCAATACGGCCAAAGATACGAGTATATTGCGAGCACTTCTTCAAAGACCGTGTACAGTAGACAGTACAACAGTTTATCAACGACGAACAGAGGATTTTGACTACAGTACGAAACTACAGGACATCTTAAAGCGGTCCACTCCAATTCATGTGCCAAAGTTGCGTAAGTGTCCCTCGCTGGCCTATGACGGATTAAATGCTGAACATAATCCACGGTATCGAATGTGGGACATGAACACATACAGGTGCCTTAATGGAAGCGATGTGGTCGTGGCGGAGAAAGAAGGCTATGAACGCGAATATCAGAGGCCAAAGTTTGTAGAGACTCGTAAGGCTTCCCATATACCTCCTAGTTGTAAGGGCAAGGTGAGAGATTACTTGGATGACCAAACCTCAGATCGCATTTCTTGTCCTGTTTGTTCTGAAATATTCTCGAGTTCCTCTGTTTTTAACGCCCATTATTTAACGTGCCACGGTCTGTCAGAAAGTCTTATCGATATTCCCAAATTCCCAAAATACATTGCTCCATAATGAGACGATTGTTATTAATGAAGTCCTTCAATGAATACTGTGTCATGATATCCGTAATGTGCACACATCAGCATGGTCAGTGGCGTAAACAGAGAGCATGGACAGGAAGGAAGAGGGATTCTCCCTCTCAATGTTGACCTTccctcagggctgtcaactttttggaattgcttggcgtgagacagaggcgtaccgggatttgccgactccaatgttcattttgtaccatgaatatttgagccacggcgctcgggaatgtgaaaaatggggggggggtaggagcaacaaataattcatgacgatgcgtgagattttactcattctccagctttttgcgtgagatttactacctaggcgtgagattatactaccttggcgtgagaccatgagaaagtgacccaatgcgtgagactcacggccaatgcgtgagagttgacagccctgccttcCCTCGTCCTGCTATGCCGACGTTTCGAAAGGGGACCAGACTTCAGAGTTTATGATTAGAGCTGCAGCTGGTCTCTACATGTTGTATAATGAGAGCTGGTCTCTACTTTTAtcccttgaaaaagaaaagtcTTGTCTTTTTGAAACGTCAGGTTTGAAACCTAGTTTATACCTTttatgttattcccccattgtaGGTTGTGTCACATTTTCCCAAAAACTTGTTTTCTTTTAAACATTTCCAATGTCTGGTTTATGTCCGGTGTCCTTGCTGTGCTCTGCTAATTGccaacaacatctagaaacaccggAGAATCATTCATACAACTGATGACGGAGATTCGgttaattcagcatcgaagtggttacgtaattctcttggttaccggatcacgctactttggtatgccttcgagtgccatatactttatgtggtgatcatttcgatcgtggttcattactctagcgcgtgatcccgttgacatagtaacattacgtaacttcgatactgaattaacCAATGACGTCTATTCCCAACACGTATAAATTTCTTCATTACATATACATTATGTTGTATGTTTATAAATAATTGTTAGTAGTATATATTTTATTGTATAGTTTGCGAAAATGATTACTTTGTGGCATTGTTTCTGTTTACTTAATTGACTGTAGCCACAACTTCCGATGAGTATATAatgtaatatttatatatttttacccTGAAGATCTTTGAAATAcaatttttatataaaattggatcgattaagcccatgtttattggtcgagctatgacttttaaaacattggacgagacgtagtcgagtccaatattttaaaactcatagcaagaccaataaatccaattttattattattatgtgttggatccaataatTTTCAcaaacttggattcatcaaaacataataatgttaatgTAATAAATAGTGCTAGCCACATGAAAATACTTAGGTTTctgtaaatttatttttaaaacacatgAACGTATTTGTTAACAACTAAAAAATCTGAAACGACGAGTAATTTTTAGAGAATGTAGGTACTAAATATccgcattttctagaaattactggtattttCAGAAACCTCTACTCCTCCACATTAGAAATCCGATAAAATCCTTACAGCTTTAGTCCCGTTTCAAATAATCGCACTCTAAAGGGTATActgacttaaccccatgagaactacctgcctattggtcaaaaagatgtTTTCGTTATCAATTGGagcaatcagcaacattgttagaataatttcaccacacaaaaaaattgtggtgaattatttgcaaagctccattctgattgatgattgaagtgaagatatcacataattgaccaatcaagccAATGTTAGATCGCCAGGTAGTGCTTAGGGGGGTAAACACACTAATGTTATAAACTAAGTCTTTTCAGTTGTTAGTAAACACGTTCAtgtatttaaggggtactacacactgcccaattttgtgcctatttttgcatttttctcaaaaattatagcgcattggggacaagtaagatatgtatggtttaggggcaaggagtacaactactgcactggaaattttatttctgcacagacaacagttgtggagttacagtcaaaaatgagggaaaaccaatatttgatcaataaatcaataactatttgttttgagttgctgaattttcagtacagtagttgtagtccttgccctctaatatacatatcttactgtcaccaatgtgctacaattttgagaaaatgccaaaataggcacaaaatcggCCAGGGGTATACACCCTTAAGAAGTGTTAAgaagtgttacagaaacctaaacatttttatttgcagtgTTTTCATTATTCAAGCTACATAATACAGATCTAGAACAACatcacactgcaaaaaatattgagtaaaaaggtcacaacgcaacagttgagtaaaacatttgagtaaaaaattactcagcattcagctcatataggtcacaagtTCTactcacaactcaacaaatgagtaaaaattactcaacatgagctcaatgttgagtaattttttactcatttgttgagttgtgacctatgaGCTCAATGTTCAGTAATATTTTACACAACTGTTggtttgtgacctttttactcaatgttgagtaaaatattttttgcagtgcatgaaGATGTTACATGTAAGAAGCCGTAAATACCTCGAAGTTGTAAATACTTCGAAGTCAAAAATACCTCAGAGCAGAAAATGTCTCAAAgcaaacaatacctcaaagtaaaAAATAcctcaaagtaaaaaaaaatacctcAAAGTGAAAAAtacctcaaacatgtcaaagtaaaaataactacaacgttttgaattaaatctttaCAGAAACTTATTTCTTACAACTTGATATGTTGCGTCTGATACCACCAGTCAATTGACTAGACTGGCCGGTCATGTGATAGAAGAATACTTGAAGATGACTAGGGACCTTATTGATGGCACTGCCCCATACGTGAGATAAGTTGGGGTCTCAGGCCCTTGGCCCCCTTCTTGTTTTAGTGATGGTTGCTcatggcttccttgatgcctctccTGTGCCACTGCATCCTCTcaagggcgtagcaagagcatcaggggcccatggacaaggagcagtacaggcccaccctgggccaggccaaaatttggaggacctgaactcacgtgccgaggaaggcatgtgcactcaagtcagtggccaagttttggtttatggggggtgggggggctattttagccccagatcaacataaattttgttatttgaatgcacgcgaagcgcgaactttttttttacaattttgcccttttttggccaaaaaacatgatgttattggggttaaaagaaagatacaTATGGGGCaatatattgggggggggggcatctggcccaatggtaaatccggccctgccatccattatcagcccttatttaattttcgcttttgtgctcggggcccctgaaccctcggggcacatggacttcgtccaccctgtccccccgcttgctacgcccctgcgtcCTCTGTGTCAATGTGTCGCAGCATAGTTCTGAGCTTCGTTGGAACTATATATCTAAGTTCTACGATGACTCGACTAAAATGACTAAGGGTCTTCTTGAGGCCTTAGGCCTCAGAAAAAAATTCTTAAGGTCTATAGGCCTCAAGAAGATCCTTATAGTCATCTTCAAGTATCACCACATCATGTCCAATGTAATGAAAATAATTTACTCTCttgagaaaaagtatagttttaaGTACTTTTTCTCAAAAGAGTAAATTGTAATTGTAATCATATTGTAATTCACTATTTCCATGCAgagttaagggggt of Amphiura filiformis chromosome 14, Afil_fr2py, whole genome shotgun sequence contains these proteins:
- the LOC140169459 gene encoding uncharacterized protein, encoding MELQTRHNTDSLSKDRLQILTEGRYMDPSISAPIPKRPNPYFNAQQQNSNDASMSLFAKLRPTGGMKYYVGTHPPDTVMNMNTPCNSEGNKRSPVTIFGQVGQQEPSMTRYRLDREDTIVCHSAGCSSPEASSESGLSDNASSPSGESDIPRPYYPTTIVRPKPVLGLRTPLHHKLASTSVQNREIAHADLLQRSLSIFNRTQDQLHLGSSHNTGDNMRYERYELDNERSNQPLNLTIRGREDTNQNIDDNVNGLLKHQQSNEPNLPTEIHSCASRTQTEVTKTIIKTRIRTKKVQAKSHTCPYCSKTFPLPWKLKIHMRVHTGEKPFQCHICGKRFSVRCNLRDHIQLHTGERPWKCSQCSAKFSWPSQLKAHVRVHSGEKPYQCQYCPMVFAWSSSRTHHERVHRGERKYQCSKCPMKFQRKTALVNHSRTHSDMKPFHCSFCSRSFSHKTSLIQHERLHTGETPYECKHCNDRFQSMRTFLKHTTMAHDPHYPFVCKLCLINFKNDYDFAEHNRILHSNHKEVEHEVRDKDVNVDANEEGHDDKESIDNETDGARQELVVFEHHHDFAEHNRILHSNHKVEHKVGDKEYVTADDNDEDSHDGTIDNETDRAHQEGVVFKHHLRKSDDSNTTKSLLNYKECTDNEDAADQVFQEEHQHQEAKGDSDTNDTEGFINADESIDNGGTTDQVYHEHDEDQHLRDEDGDPNTNETEAFIGEDESIDNVSDIPFLNKVRSESADNCNNDLDSQNMSKASITIDHEQCGKVVDNSSAAGISQERLGDQMQYRFVMPDAIKREAMTNTVDDDIQNESQKGAKLKPILLDFSTSNTPPIGDLASSENADDVSQSPKSAFSSPKKSCFFNKGLNNSRLPKHVSALDLRKLPTVQDVSCSVHTDRQEPLDYTRNSRLVEELACHAFQQRKGHNNYDVSERPCPEIVETGVIDGNIPRLSGENHSHSAYSEKLTLPLHLANQDSLNQECPNTAKDTSILRALLQRPCTVDSTTVYQRRTEDFDYSTKLQDILKRSTPIHVPKLRKCPSLAYDGLNAEHNPRYRMWDMNTYRCLNGSDVVVAEKEGYEREYQRPKFVETRKASHIPPSCKGKVRDYLDDQTSDRISCPVCSEIFSSSSVFNAHYLTCHGLSESLIDIPKFPKYIAP